The following are encoded together in the Acidovorax sp. KKS102 genome:
- a CDS encoding nucleoside recognition domain-containing protein has protein sequence MLNTLWLGFFLTAAVAALAQWLVGGNADIFSAMVQALFQMAKLSVEVMVLLFGTLTLWLGFLRIAEKAGLVDALARWLAPLFARLMPGVPRGHPSLGLITLNFAANALGLDNAATPMGLKAMKSLQELNPQPDTATNAQILFLVLNASSLTLLPVTIFMYRMQQGAPDPTLVFLPILLATSASTLVGLLSVAVVQRLPLWSPGVLAYLLPVALVLGGFMALLTTLSAAALASLSSLLGNLTLFALVVLFVALGAWRKVPVYEAFIDGAREGFDVAKGLLPYLVAMLCAVGVFRASGALGYVLDGIRWCVTTLGADARFVDALPTALVKPFSGSAARAMLIETMQTQGVDSFAALAAATIQGSTETTFYVLAVYFGAVGIQRARHAVGCALLAELAGVVAAIMVCYRFFG, from the coding sequence ATGCTCAACACCCTGTGGCTCGGCTTCTTCCTGACAGCGGCGGTGGCTGCGCTGGCCCAGTGGCTGGTGGGCGGCAATGCCGACATCTTCTCGGCCATGGTGCAGGCCCTGTTCCAGATGGCCAAGCTCTCGGTCGAGGTGATGGTGCTGCTGTTTGGCACGCTCACGCTGTGGCTGGGGTTCTTGCGCATTGCCGAGAAGGCGGGCCTGGTGGACGCGCTGGCGCGCTGGCTGGCGCCGCTGTTTGCCAGGCTCATGCCTGGGGTGCCGCGCGGCCACCCGTCGCTCGGGCTGATCACGCTGAACTTTGCGGCCAACGCGCTGGGGCTGGACAACGCGGCCACGCCCATGGGGCTGAAGGCCATGAAGTCGCTGCAGGAGCTGAACCCGCAGCCCGACACCGCCACCAACGCGCAGATCCTGTTTCTGGTGCTCAATGCCTCCTCGCTCACGCTGCTGCCGGTCACCATCTTCATGTACCGCATGCAGCAGGGCGCGCCCGACCCGACACTGGTCTTTTTGCCCATCCTGCTGGCGACCTCCGCGTCCACCCTGGTGGGCCTGCTGAGCGTGGCCGTGGTGCAGCGCCTGCCGCTGTGGAGCCCCGGGGTGCTGGCCTACCTGCTGCCGGTGGCGTTGGTGCTGGGCGGCTTTATGGCGCTGCTGACCACGCTCAGCGCTGCGGCGCTGGCCTCGCTGTCGTCGCTGCTGGGCAACCTCACGCTGTTTGCGCTGGTCGTGCTGTTTGTGGCCTTGGGCGCATGGCGCAAGGTGCCGGTGTACGAGGCCTTCATCGACGGCGCGCGGGAAGGCTTTGACGTGGCCAAGGGCCTGCTGCCCTACCTGGTGGCCATGCTGTGCGCGGTGGGCGTTTTCCGCGCCTCGGGCGCGCTGGGCTATGTGCTCGACGGCATCCGCTGGTGCGTGACCACGCTGGGCGCTGATGCCCGGTTTGTGGACGCTTTGCCTACCGCTCTGGTCAAGCCGTTCTCGGGCAGCGCGGCGCGCGCCATGCTCATCGAGACCATGCAGACCCAGGGCGTGGACAGCTTTGCCGCCCTGGCCGCCGCCACCATCCAGGGCAGCACCGAAACCACCTTTTACGTGCTGGCGGTGTACTTTGGCGCAGTGGGCATCCAGCGCGCGCGGCACGCCGTGGGCTGCGCGCTGCTGGCCGAGCTGGCGGGCGTGGTGGCCGCCATCATGGTGTGTTACCGGTTTTTTGGATAG
- a CDS encoding protein kinase, translated as MATATSAPPANIGKYRIERELGRGASGIVYLGLDGFRGRKVAIKQTHAHLLKVPEQAERYRKLLRNEAALSGRLRHPNIVRLLDADEEALPPYLVLEYVDGQPLSDFATPDTLLPVPQVLDIAFKCCNALEYAYREGLVHRDIKPANLMLARGGDVKLTDFGAALSLRSDATQLSGLVGSPSYMSPEQVREQDLTHHSDMFSLAVVVYELLTGRRPFDGDSDFATLYKISNETPTRPSLLRASLPAHVDEVLLRALAKQPADRFATWADFVQALLAAHRGLPRQKSQDTEAERFARLRALPFFADFHDVALWELMRLGSWRRLEQGTVLMRENTPGDSFCILIEGQVAVSRQGWNLSTLGPGVTLGEMTYLRPDNRIRTATAVAETEVLVLKVRNPALREASEDLQSRFDKAFIKLLVGRLIATNEQLAEWELVAAPGPAGG; from the coding sequence ATGGCCACTGCCACCTCTGCACCGCCCGCCAACATCGGCAAGTACCGCATCGAGCGTGAACTGGGGCGGGGCGCCAGTGGCATCGTTTACCTGGGGCTGGACGGCTTCCGGGGCCGCAAGGTGGCCATCAAGCAGACCCACGCGCACCTGCTGAAGGTGCCCGAGCAGGCCGAGCGCTACCGCAAGCTGCTGCGCAACGAGGCCGCGCTGTCGGGCCGCCTGCGCCACCCCAACATCGTGCGCCTGCTGGATGCGGACGAAGAAGCGCTGCCGCCGTATCTGGTGCTCGAATACGTGGACGGCCAGCCGCTGTCCGACTTTGCGACCCCCGACACCCTGCTGCCCGTGCCCCAGGTGCTGGACATTGCCTTCAAGTGCTGCAACGCGCTCGAATACGCTTACCGCGAAGGCCTGGTGCACCGCGACATTAAGCCCGCCAACCTCATGCTGGCGCGCGGCGGCGATGTGAAGCTGACCGACTTTGGCGCGGCGCTGTCGCTCCGCAGCGATGCCACCCAGCTATCGGGCCTGGTGGGCTCGCCCTCGTACATGTCGCCCGAGCAGGTGCGCGAGCAGGACCTCACCCACCACAGCGACATGTTCTCGCTGGCCGTGGTGGTGTACGAGCTGCTCACTGGCCGCCGCCCGTTTGATGGCGACAGCGACTTTGCCACGCTCTACAAGATCAGCAACGAGACGCCCACGCGGCCCAGCCTGCTGCGCGCGTCGCTGCCAGCGCATGTGGACGAGGTGCTGCTGCGTGCGCTGGCCAAGCAGCCCGCCGACCGCTTTGCCACCTGGGCCGACTTTGTCCAGGCGCTGCTGGCCGCGCACCGGGGCCTGCCCCGCCAGAAGTCGCAAGACACCGAGGCCGAGCGCTTTGCGCGCCTGCGAGCATTGCCGTTTTTTGCCGACTTTCACGACGTGGCCCTATGGGAGCTGATGCGCCTGGGCAGCTGGCGCCGGCTGGAGCAGGGCACCGTGCTGATGCGCGAGAACACGCCGGGTGACTCGTTCTGCATCCTCATCGAAGGCCAGGTGGCCGTCAGCCGCCAGGGCTGGAACCTCAGCACCTTGGGCCCCGGCGTGACCCTGGGCGAGATGACCTACCTGCGCCCCGACAACCGCATCCGCACCGCCACCGCCGTGGCCGAGACCGAGGTGCTGGTGCTCAAGGTGCGCAACCCGGCGCTGCGCGAGGCGTCGGAGGATCTGCAGTCGCGCTTTGACAAGGCCTTCATCAAGCTGCTGGTCGGGCGGCTGATCGCCACCAACGAGCAACTGGCCGAGTGGGAGCTGGTGGCTGCGCCAGGGCCCGCTGGCGGTTGA
- a CDS encoding cystathionine gamma-synthase family protein: MTTPQNHSFTTQIVHADRLGGAEQGAIHKPIHTSVQYGYEKVEDLIAVFQGTAKGGFNYARQGTPTTAALEAKITQMERGHGSIVFSTGMAGICAVFLTLLKAGDHLVASQFVFGNTNSVFGTLADLGIEVTTVDVTDAANVAAALRPNTRMVFVETIANPGTQIPDLEGIGALCQQRGVLYVVDNTVASPYLFRAATVGAGLVVNSLTKSIGGQGDALGGAITDTGLYDWSGYPNIFAAYRNGNAKGWGLQQIRKKGLRDMGGTLSSHAAHQLALGAETLSLRMDRTSATALALAQWLEAHPAVSRVLYPMLPSHPQHAFARKHLKAGSWLLSFELRNPDQCLAVCNRLQLPIKATGLADTRTLIIPVAHTIFWEAGPAVRATMGIADSMIRLSVGLEEVEDLLADFEQALAGA; this comes from the coding sequence ATGACGACACCGCAGAACCACAGTTTCACCACCCAGATCGTGCACGCCGACCGCCTGGGCGGCGCCGAGCAAGGGGCCATCCACAAGCCCATCCACACCTCGGTGCAGTACGGCTACGAGAAGGTCGAGGACCTGATCGCCGTCTTCCAGGGCACCGCCAAGGGCGGCTTCAACTACGCGCGCCAGGGCACGCCCACCACGGCGGCGCTGGAGGCCAAGATCACGCAGATGGAGCGCGGGCATGGCTCCATCGTGTTCTCCACCGGCATGGCGGGCATCTGCGCGGTGTTCCTCACCCTGCTCAAGGCGGGCGACCATCTGGTGGCCAGCCAGTTTGTGTTTGGCAACACCAACAGCGTGTTCGGCACGCTGGCCGACCTGGGCATCGAAGTGACCACGGTGGACGTGACCGATGCGGCCAACGTGGCCGCCGCGCTGCGCCCCAACACCCGCATGGTGTTTGTCGAAACCATTGCCAACCCCGGCACGCAGATCCCTGACCTGGAAGGCATTGGCGCGCTCTGCCAGCAGCGGGGCGTGCTGTACGTGGTGGACAACACGGTGGCCTCGCCCTACCTGTTCCGTGCCGCTACGGTGGGGGCAGGCCTGGTGGTCAACTCGCTCACCAAGAGCATTGGCGGGCAGGGCGACGCGCTGGGCGGCGCCATCACCGACACGGGCCTGTACGACTGGTCGGGCTATCCCAACATCTTTGCGGCCTACCGCAATGGCAACGCCAAGGGCTGGGGCTTGCAACAGATCCGAAAGAAGGGCCTGCGCGACATGGGCGGTACGCTGTCTTCCCACGCTGCCCACCAGCTGGCCCTGGGTGCGGAGACTTTGTCGCTGCGCATGGACCGCACCAGTGCCACCGCCCTGGCGCTGGCGCAGTGGCTGGAAGCGCACCCGGCCGTCTCGCGCGTGCTGTACCCCATGCTGCCATCGCACCCGCAGCACGCCTTTGCGCGCAAGCACCTCAAGGCAGGCTCGTGGCTGCTGTCGTTCGAGCTGCGCAACCCTGACCAGTGCCTCGCCGTGTGCAACCGCCTACAGTTGCCCATCAAGGCCACGGGGCTGGCCGACACGCGCACGCTGATCATCCCGGTGGCGCACACCATCTTTTGGGAGGCCGGCCCCGCCGTGCGGGCCACCATGGGCATTGCCGACAGCATGATCCGCCTGTCGGTGGGCCTGGAAGAGGTGGAAGACCTGCTGGCCGACTTTGAGCAGGCGCTGGCCGGAGCCTGA
- the sbcB gene encoding exodeoxyribonuclease I has protein sequence MAPHTFLWHDYETFGANTRRDRPAQFAAIRTDAELNEIGEPLMLYCQPANDYLPDPVSCLITGITPQQCLEQGVPEHQFAARIESEFAQPGTIGVGYNTIRFDDEITRFMFWRNLIDPYAREWQNQCGRWDLLDVVRMTYALRPDGINWPKKEDGVTPSFKLEHLSKANGLQHDAAHDALSDVRATIALARLIRQHNTKLFDFALSLHKKDRVAAELRLPATTATARAFLHVSGMFPTERGCLAVMWPLASHPTNKNELIAWDLAHDPRELATLNVEDIRLRMFSKADALPEGVTRLPIKTIHLNKSPMVVGNVNTLTPALAQRWGIDLAQAAQHAEVARALPDMSGIWPAVFARPQEPAPDVDQDLYGGFLGNNDRRLLNDLRTLSGDKLAKARAHFDDPRLAELLWRYRARNFPQTLSPEEQERWEAHRAACLFDGQGGARTVEQLFTEIDELSETADDERTQDILGALYDYAEHIAPER, from the coding sequence ATGGCGCCCCACACCTTTCTCTGGCACGACTACGAAACCTTTGGCGCCAACACGCGCCGCGACCGGCCTGCGCAGTTCGCGGCCATCCGCACCGATGCGGAGCTGAACGAAATCGGCGAGCCGCTGATGCTGTACTGCCAGCCCGCCAACGACTATCTGCCCGACCCGGTGTCGTGCCTCATCACCGGCATCACGCCCCAGCAGTGCCTGGAGCAGGGCGTGCCCGAGCACCAGTTTGCCGCGCGCATCGAGTCCGAGTTTGCGCAGCCCGGCACGATTGGCGTGGGCTACAACACCATCCGGTTTGACGACGAGATCACGCGCTTCATGTTCTGGCGCAACCTCATCGACCCCTACGCGCGCGAATGGCAAAACCAGTGCGGCCGCTGGGACCTGCTGGACGTGGTGCGCATGACCTACGCGCTGCGGCCCGACGGCATCAACTGGCCCAAGAAGGAAGACGGCGTGACGCCCAGCTTCAAGCTGGAGCACCTGTCCAAGGCCAACGGCCTGCAGCACGACGCCGCGCACGACGCGCTGTCGGACGTGCGCGCCACCATTGCGCTGGCGCGGCTGATTCGCCAGCACAACACCAAGCTGTTCGACTTTGCTCTCAGCCTTCACAAGAAAGACCGCGTGGCCGCCGAGCTGCGCCTGCCCGCCACCACGGCCACGGCGCGGGCGTTTTTGCATGTCTCGGGCATGTTCCCCACCGAACGCGGTTGCTTGGCGGTGATGTGGCCGCTGGCCAGCCACCCCACCAACAAGAACGAGCTGATCGCCTGGGACCTGGCCCACGACCCGCGCGAGCTGGCCACGCTGAATGTGGAGGACATCCGCCTGCGCATGTTCAGCAAGGCCGATGCGCTGCCCGAGGGCGTCACCCGCCTGCCGATCAAGACCATCCACCTGAACAAGTCGCCCATGGTGGTGGGCAATGTGAACACGCTCACGCCCGCGTTGGCCCAGCGCTGGGGCATCGACCTGGCCCAGGCCGCGCAGCACGCCGAGGTGGCGCGCGCGCTGCCCGACATGAGCGGCATCTGGCCAGCGGTGTTTGCCCGTCCGCAAGAGCCCGCGCCCGATGTGGACCAGGACTTGTATGGCGGGTTTTTGGGCAACAACGACCGGCGCCTCCTGAACGACCTGCGCACCCTCAGCGGCGACAAGCTGGCCAAGGCGCGTGCGCACTTTGACGACCCGCGCCTGGCCGAGCTGCTGTGGCGCTACCGGGCGCGCAACTTTCCGCAGACGCTGTCACCCGAGGAGCAGGAACGATGGGAGGCCCACCGCGCTGCCTGCCTGTTTGACGGGCAGGGCGGTGCGCGCACGGTGGAGCAACTGTTCACTGAAATCGACGAACTCTCAGAGACGGCCGACGACGAGCGCACGCAGGATATTTTGGGCGCCTTGTACGATTACGCTGAACACATCGCACCGGAGCGGTAG
- a CDS encoding lytic murein transglycosylase, with protein MPSFIASPRPVGRASALPLAAPRAHAPAGVAGLALVAALVLAGCASAPSSTPTPAAKPVAATPAAPAQTASPIPAATQPQASPDADHIAGFAQWLSTFSAQALEAGIRPATVRDVLGKAQWLPRVVELDRAQPEFTRTPWAYLDSAVSPQRIALGQAQLAAHGTALQAAAARYGVPASIVTAIWGMESNYGSNFGTFRTVDALATLAYEGRRRAWAQTELLAALRIIDQGDIAADRMIGSWAGAMGHTQFLPSVFLAYAVDADGDGHRDIWGSVPDVTASTAHFLARSGWKSGEPWGAEVQLPPTFDHARADPAVRQTTAQWEAEGVRSIDGAPLPDLTGASIATPAGARGPAFLVGNNFRTILRYNNSVNYALGVALLARQIDGGGPVATPWPRDIEPLSRAQLQALQEALNRRGFAAGTPDGVMGPATRAGLRGYQRSLGTVADGYPTLELLQKLQAP; from the coding sequence ATGCCCAGTTTCATTGCTTCCCCTCGCCCCGTGGGGCGCGCCTCCGCCCTGCCCCTCGCCGCCCCACGTGCCCACGCCCCCGCAGGCGTTGCCGGATTGGCTCTGGTAGCCGCCCTCGTCCTCGCAGGCTGCGCTTCAGCCCCCAGCTCCACCCCGACGCCCGCAGCCAAACCTGTGGCGGCGACCCCAGCGGCCCCAGCTCAGACAGCTTCACCCATACCAGCCGCCACACAGCCGCAAGCCAGCCCCGATGCTGACCACATTGCCGGCTTTGCCCAATGGCTCAGCACCTTTTCGGCCCAAGCGCTGGAGGCCGGCATTCGCCCCGCCACCGTGCGCGACGTGCTCGGCAAGGCACAGTGGCTGCCCCGCGTGGTCGAGCTGGACCGCGCCCAGCCCGAGTTCACCCGCACCCCGTGGGCGTACCTGGACAGCGCCGTCTCCCCCCAGCGCATTGCCCTGGGCCAGGCCCAGCTGGCAGCGCACGGCACCGCCCTGCAGGCCGCAGCCGCCCGCTACGGCGTGCCGGCCAGCATCGTCACCGCCATCTGGGGCATGGAGAGCAACTACGGCAGCAACTTTGGCACCTTCCGCACAGTGGACGCACTGGCCACGCTAGCCTACGAAGGGCGCCGCCGCGCCTGGGCGCAGACCGAGCTGCTGGCAGCGCTGCGCATCATCGACCAGGGCGACATCGCCGCCGACCGCATGATCGGATCGTGGGCCGGGGCCATGGGGCACACGCAGTTCCTGCCCTCGGTGTTTCTGGCGTATGCCGTGGATGCCGACGGCGACGGGCACCGCGACATCTGGGGCAGCGTGCCCGATGTGACGGCGTCCACCGCGCATTTCCTCGCCCGGTCCGGCTGGAAGTCTGGCGAGCCATGGGGTGCCGAAGTGCAGTTGCCCCCCACCTTCGACCATGCACGCGCCGACCCCGCCGTGCGCCAGACCACGGCCCAGTGGGAGGCCGAAGGGGTGCGATCCATCGACGGGGCGCCGCTGCCCGACCTGACCGGGGCCTCCATCGCCACCCCTGCGGGTGCACGGGGCCCGGCTTTTCTGGTGGGCAACAACTTTCGCACCATCCTGCGCTACAACAACTCGGTCAACTACGCGCTGGGCGTGGCGCTGCTGGCACGCCAGATCGACGGTGGGGGCCCGGTGGCCACCCCGTGGCCCCGCGACATCGAACCGCTGTCGCGCGCACAATTGCAAGCCCTGCAAGAGGCCCTGAACCGCAGGGGCTTTGCCGCTGGAACTCCCGATGGCGTGATGGGCCCCGCCACCCGCGCAGGCTTGCGCGGCTACCAGCGCAGCCTGGGCACGGTGGCCGACGGGTATCCGACGCTGGAGCTGCTGCAAAAGCTGCAGGCGCCCTGA
- a CDS encoding YdeI family protein has translation MTDPKLTFATQSEWEAWLESHGSTLPGVWLRVAKKSAEQPTVTYAQALESALCHGWIDGQKQSEDQHYWLQRFTPRTPKSIWSKINREKAEALISARKMRPAGLAAIERAQQDGRWDAAYASARTSTVPDDLQRALDANPQAQAFFATLNSKNRFAILFRIQSVKKAETRARKIAEFAQMLSNGEKLHP, from the coding sequence ATGACCGATCCCAAACTGACCTTCGCGACGCAATCGGAGTGGGAGGCCTGGCTGGAGAGCCATGGCAGTACCTTGCCCGGCGTGTGGCTGCGCGTGGCCAAGAAGTCTGCCGAGCAGCCCACCGTCACTTACGCACAAGCACTGGAGAGTGCTCTTTGCCACGGTTGGATTGACGGCCAAAAGCAGTCGGAAGACCAGCACTATTGGCTTCAACGCTTTACACCCAGAACCCCCAAGAGCATCTGGTCCAAGATCAACAGGGAAAAAGCCGAGGCGCTCATCAGTGCCCGCAAAATGCGGCCAGCCGGCCTGGCCGCCATCGAACGGGCCCAGCAGGACGGACGATGGGATGCGGCTTACGCGTCAGCGCGCACGTCTACAGTCCCCGACGACTTGCAACGGGCCCTGGATGCCAACCCCCAAGCCCAGGCATTTTTTGCCACGCTCAATAGCAAAAACAGGTTTGCCATCTTGTTTCGCATTCAAAGCGTCAAGAAGGCCGAGACACGCGCACGAAAAATCGCTGAATTTGCTCAGATGCTGAGCAATGGCGAAAAGCTTCACCCCTAG